In Pseudomonas sp. MTM4, one genomic interval encodes:
- a CDS encoding alpha/beta hydrolase family protein translates to MPRFRDSLRLLALLSAATTVLSVSAADEPATQETAPAPATIERPPLPSRSDTMAADLLRQLPSAEFVSLKAGSDDFVALWRPANVGEAKGVIILLPGEGESADWPRGIGPLRRGLPDYGWHTLSLSLPDSPGSLPTTAPEEPEEPSTEQAETDAEQPAEDEPPSEAGYLPEETAATPDEPPIDAEANEPVEPAIAQPSQAEQIAERIEAALAFARSKQSAAIVLLGQGTGGYWAARHLRQLAPADVRHLLMIQPRQPDGQDEPLAQLLATLKLATGDIYYRNSASQRSAARERLNASRRNSHPAYVQVELQPLTGDPEAEQEQLLRRVRGWLDKQP, encoded by the coding sequence ATGCCTCGTTTTCGCGATTCACTGCGTTTGCTTGCTCTCCTGTCAGCGGCCACGACTGTACTGTCGGTCAGCGCCGCGGATGAGCCAGCCACGCAAGAAACGGCACCTGCACCAGCAACGATTGAGCGCCCGCCCTTGCCTTCGCGCAGCGACACCATGGCCGCCGACCTGCTGCGCCAGCTGCCAAGCGCCGAGTTCGTCAGCCTGAAGGCAGGCTCCGATGATTTCGTCGCACTGTGGCGACCCGCCAATGTCGGCGAAGCCAAAGGGGTGATCATTCTGCTGCCAGGAGAGGGCGAAAGTGCCGATTGGCCGCGCGGCATCGGCCCGCTGCGCCGCGGCCTGCCCGATTACGGCTGGCATACCCTGAGTCTCAGCCTGCCGGATTCGCCCGGCTCCCTCCCGACCACTGCCCCGGAAGAACCGGAGGAGCCATCTACCGAACAAGCCGAAACGGACGCGGAACAGCCCGCAGAAGACGAACCACCCAGCGAGGCCGGTTACTTACCCGAGGAAACCGCAGCCACGCCGGATGAACCGCCGATCGATGCCGAAGCGAATGAACCCGTCGAACCAGCCATTGCGCAACCAAGCCAGGCCGAGCAGATCGCCGAGCGCATCGAGGCAGCACTCGCCTTCGCCCGCAGCAAGCAATCAGCGGCCATCGTGCTGCTCGGTCAGGGCACCGGTGGTTACTGGGCCGCGCGCCACCTTCGACAACTGGCGCCAGCCGACGTCCGGCATCTGTTGATGATCCAGCCGCGCCAACCCGACGGACAGGACGAGCCGCTTGCGCAACTGCTGGCGACGCTCAAGCTGGCGACCGGCGACATCTATTACAGGAACAGCGCCAGCCAGCGCTCCGCAGCCCGCGAGCGGCTCAATGCAAGCCGTCGAAACAGCCATCCGGCCTATGTGCAGGTGGAATTGCAGCCACTGACCGGCGATCCCGAAGCCGAGCAGGAGCAGCTGTTGCGGCGGGTTCGCGGCTGGCTGGACAAGCAGCCGTGA
- the trpE gene encoding anthranilate synthase component I — translation MTREEFLRLAAEGHNRIPLSFETIADFDTPLTLYLKLADAPNSYLLESVQGGEKWGRYSIIGLPCRTVLRVQDHRISVTTDGIETESCEVDDPLAFVEAFQQRYRVAPVEGLPRFNGGLVGYFGYDSVRYVERKLAQCPNSDPLGTPDILLMVSDAVVVFDNLAGKLHCIVLVDPAQPEAYEAGQAKLQALREKLRQPITPRLGLDFEKSGGTEPTFRSSFSREDYEQAVHRIKDYILAGDCMQVVISQRMSIPFKAAPIDLYRALRCFNPTPYMYFFNFGDFHVVGSSPEVLVRVEEGLVTVRPIAGTRPRGANEEADVALEQDLLSDAKELAEHLMLIDLGRNDVGRVAENGSVRLTEKMVIERYSNVMHIVSNVTGQLKAPLTAMDALRAILPAGTLSGAPKIRAMEIIDELEPVKRGVYGGAVGYLAWNGNMDTAIAIRTAVIKDGELHVQAGAGIVADSQPALEWEETLNKRRAMFRAVALAERDQQEN, via the coding sequence ATGACCCGCGAAGAATTCCTGCGTTTGGCCGCCGAAGGCCACAACCGCATCCCGCTGTCGTTCGAAACCATCGCCGATTTCGACACGCCGCTGACGCTCTATCTCAAGCTCGCCGATGCGCCCAACTCCTACTTGCTCGAATCCGTGCAGGGCGGGGAGAAGTGGGGGCGATATTCGATCATTGGCCTGCCGTGCCGCACGGTGTTACGGGTGCAGGATCACCGCATCAGCGTTACCACCGATGGCATCGAGACCGAGAGCTGCGAGGTCGATGACCCGTTGGCCTTCGTCGAAGCCTTTCAGCAGCGCTATCGCGTGGCGCCGGTCGAGGGGCTGCCACGCTTCAATGGCGGGTTGGTCGGCTATTTCGGCTACGACAGCGTTCGCTATGTAGAGCGCAAGCTGGCGCAGTGCCCTAACTCCGATCCGCTGGGAACGCCCGATATTCTTTTAATGGTGTCCGACGCAGTGGTCGTGTTCGACAATCTGGCCGGCAAACTGCATTGCATCGTGTTGGTCGATCCTGCGCAGCCGGAGGCCTATGAGGCTGGGCAGGCGAAACTACAAGCGCTACGCGAAAAACTGCGTCAGCCGATTACGCCGCGTTTGGGCCTGGACTTTGAAAAGAGTGGCGGCACCGAGCCGACGTTCCGCTCCAGCTTCAGTCGCGAGGACTACGAGCAGGCCGTCCACCGCATCAAGGACTACATCCTCGCGGGCGACTGTATGCAGGTGGTTATCTCCCAGCGCATGTCGATTCCGTTCAAGGCCGCGCCGATCGATCTCTACCGCGCGCTGCGTTGCTTCAACCCGACGCCCTATATGTATTTCTTCAATTTTGGCGATTTCCACGTGGTGGGCTCGTCGCCGGAAGTGCTGGTGCGTGTCGAAGAAGGGCTAGTCACGGTCCGGCCGATCGCCGGTACCCGTCCGCGGGGAGCCAACGAGGAGGCCGATGTGGCGCTGGAGCAGGATCTGCTCAGCGACGCCAAGGAGCTGGCCGAGCACCTGATGCTGATCGACCTGGGGCGCAACGATGTTGGACGCGTCGCTGAGAACGGCTCGGTACGGTTGACTGAAAAGATGGTCATCGAGCGCTACTCCAATGTCATGCACATCGTTTCCAACGTCACCGGCCAGCTCAAGGCACCGTTGACTGCCATGGATGCATTGCGCGCGATCCTGCCGGCGGGCACCTTGTCCGGTGCGCCGAAAATTCGCGCCATGGAAATCATCGATGAGCTGGAGCCGGTGAAACGTGGCGTCTATGGCGGCGCGGTCGGCTATCTTGCCTGGAACGGCAACATGGACACCGCGATTGCGATTCGCACCGCCGTGATCAAGGACGGCGAGCTGCACGTGCAGGCGGGCGCCGGCATCGTCGCCGACTCGCAGCCAGCGCTGGAGTGGGAAGAAACGCTCAACAAGCGCCGCGCCATGTTCCGCGCGGTGGCCCTGGCTGAACGCGACCAGCAGGAGAACTGA
- the gabT gene encoding 4-aminobutyrate--2-oxoglutarate transaminase, protein MSKTNESLMQRRVAAVPRGVGQIHPIFADHAKNSSVVDVEGREFIDFAGGIAVLNTGHLHPKIIKAVEQQLHKLTHTCFQVLAYEPYVELCEKINARVPGDFAKKTLLVTTGSEAVENAVKIARAATGRAGVIAFTGAYHGRTMMTLGLTGKVAPYSAGMGLMPGGIFRALYPCSIHGVGVDESIASIERIFKNDAEPRDIAAIIIEPVQGEGGFNVAPKDFMIRLRALCDQHGILLIADEVQTGAGRTGTFFAMEQLGVAADLTTFAKSVGGGFPIAGVCGKAEIMDAIAPGGLGGTYAGNPLSCAAALAVMEIFDEEKLLDRCKTVADKLTGGLEAIQARHKEIGEVRGLGAMVAIELFEDGDHVRPAAALTAQVVARAREKGLILLSCGTYYNVLRVLVPLTVEDEVLERGLAIIGECFDELT, encoded by the coding sequence ATGAGCAAGACCAACGAATCCCTGATGCAACGCCGTGTCGCCGCCGTTCCCCGTGGCGTCGGTCAGATTCATCCGATCTTCGCCGACCATGCGAAAAACAGCAGCGTGGTCGATGTCGAAGGTCGCGAATTCATCGATTTCGCCGGCGGCATTGCTGTGCTGAATACTGGCCACCTGCACCCTAAGATCATCAAAGCGGTGGAGCAGCAGCTCCACAAATTGACCCATACCTGTTTCCAGGTGCTCGCGTACGAGCCCTACGTAGAGCTGTGCGAAAAGATCAACGCACGGGTGCCGGGCGATTTCGCCAAGAAGACCCTGCTGGTCACCACCGGCTCCGAGGCGGTGGAGAACGCGGTGAAGATCGCCCGCGCCGCCACTGGACGCGCCGGGGTGATCGCCTTTACCGGCGCCTATCACGGCCGCACCATGATGACCCTCGGCCTGACCGGCAAGGTCGCGCCGTACTCGGCGGGCATGGGGCTGATGCCGGGTGGGATCTTCCGCGCGCTGTATCCCTGTTCGATCCATGGTGTCGGCGTCGACGAATCGATCGCCAGCATCGAGCGCATCTTCAAGAACGACGCCGAGCCGCGCGACATCGCTGCGATCATTATCGAACCGGTGCAGGGCGAGGGCGGTTTCAATGTTGCGCCGAAGGACTTCATGATCCGCCTGCGCGCGCTGTGCGATCAGCACGGCATCCTGCTGATCGCCGATGAGGTGCAGACTGGTGCCGGCCGTACCGGCACCTTCTTCGCCATGGAGCAGCTGGGTGTGGCTGCGGACCTCACCACGTTCGCCAAGTCCGTCGGCGGTGGGTTCCCGATTGCCGGCGTTTGCGGTAAGGCTGAAATCATGGACGCCATCGCCCCAGGTGGCTTGGGCGGCACCTACGCGGGTAACCCCCTTTCTTGCGCGGCGGCGCTGGCGGTGATGGAAATCTTCGACGAAGAGAAGCTGCTCGACCGCTGCAAAACGGTGGCAGACAAACTCACAGGCGGCCTGGAGGCGATCCAGGCGCGGCACAAGGAAATCGGTGAAGTACGCGGGCTGGGCGCAATGGTCGCCATCGAACTGTTCGAGGACGGCGATCATGTGCGCCCCGCAGCTGCACTGACCGCACAAGTCGTCGCGCGAGCGCGAGAAAAGGGCCTGATCCTGCTTTCCTGTGGCACCTACTACAACGTGCTGCGCGTGCTGGTGCCGCTGACAGTCGAGGACGAGGTGCTCGAACGCGGCTTGGCGATCATCGGGGAATGCTTCGACGAGCTGACCTGA
- the trpD gene encoding anthranilate phosphoribosyltransferase, producing MDIKEALSRIVGQLDLSTEEMKAVMRQIMTGQCTDAQIGAFLMGMRMKSETIDEIVGAVQVMRELSEPVHFDTHRLVDTCGTGGDGMNIFNVSTAAAFVVAAAGGKVAKHGNRAVSGKSGSADLLEAAGVYLDLTPEQVSRSVDTVGVGFMFAPAHHGAMKFAAAPRRELGLRTLFNILGPMSNPAGVKHQVLGVFSKELCRPMAEVLARLGSKHVLVVHAQDGLDEISLAAPTHVAELKNGEITEYRIQPEDFGIKSQSLIGLNVDDAQGSLTLIRDALGRRKTENGQKAADMIVLNAGAALYAADVAGTLKEGVELAHDALHTGLARDRLEELVSFSAIFRQEKSQ from the coding sequence ATGGATATCAAGGAAGCCCTGAGTCGCATCGTCGGCCAGCTGGATCTATCCACTGAGGAAATGAAAGCCGTCATGCGCCAGATCATGACCGGCCAGTGCACCGATGCGCAGATCGGCGCGTTCCTCATGGGGATGCGCATGAAGAGCGAAACCATCGACGAGATCGTCGGTGCCGTGCAGGTGATGCGCGAGCTTTCCGAACCGGTGCATTTCGATACCCATCGTCTGGTGGATACCTGTGGCACCGGGGGCGACGGGATGAATATCTTCAACGTCTCGACCGCCGCTGCGTTCGTTGTCGCAGCCGCTGGTGGCAAAGTGGCCAAGCATGGAAACCGCGCGGTGTCGGGCAAGAGCGGCAGCGCCGATCTGCTCGAAGCGGCGGGTGTGTATCTGGACCTGACGCCTGAGCAGGTCTCGCGCAGCGTGGATACGGTCGGTGTTGGCTTCATGTTCGCGCCGGCGCATCACGGTGCGATGAAGTTCGCCGCCGCGCCCCGCCGCGAACTGGGGCTGCGCACGCTGTTCAATATTCTCGGACCGATGTCCAATCCGGCCGGGGTGAAGCATCAGGTGCTCGGGGTGTTCAGCAAGGAACTCTGCCGACCGATGGCCGAGGTGCTGGCGCGTCTGGGCAGCAAGCATGTGCTGGTCGTACATGCACAAGACGGTCTCGATGAAATAAGTCTGGCGGCGCCGACTCATGTCGCCGAGCTGAAGAATGGTGAGATCACCGAATACCGCATCCAGCCGGAAGATTTTGGCATCAAGAGCCAGAGCCTGATCGGCCTGAACGTCGACGATGCTCAGGGTTCGCTGACGTTGATCCGGGATGCGCTGGGCCGGCGAAAAACCGAAAACGGTCAGAAGGCTGCCGACATGATCGTGCTGAATGCCGGCGCCGCGCTTTACGCGGCCGATGTCGCAGGCACGCTGAAAGAGGGCGTCGAGCTGGCGCATGACGCATTGCACACCGGTCTGGCACGGGACCGGTTGGAAGAACTGGTGTCCTTTAGCGCGATATTCAGGCAGGAGAAATCGCAATGA
- the murU gene encoding N-acetylmuramate alpha-1-phosphate uridylyltransferase MurU, with the protein MKAMILAAGKGERLRPLTLHTPKPLVRAGGTPLIEYHIRALAGAGFSELVINHAWLGEQIEAYLGAGERFGISIRYSAEGEPLETGGGIYRALPLLGDQPFAVVNGDIWTDYDFAALALPPGRLAHLVLVDNPTHHPAGDFALVEGNIMEGDASSANLTYSGIAVLHPRLFAGCTAGSFKLAPLLRRAIAAGQVSGERHVGRWVDVGTHERLAEVERILEARR; encoded by the coding sequence ATGAAAGCGATGATTCTCGCGGCCGGCAAGGGCGAGCGCTTGCGCCCGCTGACGCTGCATACACCCAAGCCGTTGGTGCGAGCGGGTGGCACGCCGTTGATCGAATATCACATCCGTGCGCTGGCCGGGGCGGGCTTCTCCGAGCTGGTGATCAATCACGCCTGGCTCGGCGAGCAGATCGAAGCGTACCTGGGCGCTGGCGAACGGTTTGGCATTTCCATCCGCTATTCGGCCGAAGGCGAGCCGCTGGAAACAGGCGGCGGTATATATCGTGCGCTGCCGCTGCTGGGTGATCAGCCATTTGCCGTAGTCAACGGCGATATATGGACCGACTACGATTTCGCTGCGTTGGCGTTGCCGCCGGGACGGCTCGCGCACCTGGTGCTGGTGGATAACCCGACGCATCATCCGGCAGGCGACTTTGCGCTTGTTGAGGGGAACATCATGGAAGGCGATGCTTCGTCAGCCAATCTCACCTATAGCGGTATCGCCGTGCTGCACCCACGGTTGTTCGCAGGTTGCACTGCCGGCTCGTTCAAGCTGGCGCCGCTGCTGCGTCGGGCGATAGCGGCTGGACAGGTCAGCGGTGAGCGTCATGTCGGCCGCTGGGTCGATGTCGGCACCCATGAGCGTCTGGCTGAAGTCGAGCGAATCCTGGAGGCGCGACGCTGA
- a CDS encoding DnaJ domain-containing protein — protein sequence MFWPITLLGALIGWLIASIPGALLGALLGQVLDRQFGLNSWARLRDRMIGNKMLLQGDDLLFFLLGRLAKSGGRISEAHIQAARREMQRLQLAPAAQRSAIDAFYRGKSSGDGLREPLQRLQGRHDAAKAVLQACWRMARAQGQIDAREHELIMLWGKWMGWDSASIAALDPNGGRRQGAPSNLGGAYEQAMRLLGVRADSEPQAIKRAYRRLLSKHHPDKQAGAGASTQQVREATERTRELHNAYTLIRERRGFR from the coding sequence ATGTTCTGGCCCATTACGCTGCTGGGGGCGCTGATCGGTTGGCTGATCGCGAGCATACCGGGGGCTCTGCTTGGTGCGCTGCTCGGGCAGGTGCTTGATCGCCAGTTCGGGTTGAATTCCTGGGCCAGGCTGCGCGATCGCATGATTGGCAACAAGATGCTGTTGCAAGGCGACGACTTGCTGTTTTTCCTCCTCGGACGCCTGGCCAAGAGCGGTGGCCGGATCAGTGAGGCGCACATCCAGGCCGCGCGCCGGGAGATGCAGCGACTACAGCTGGCCCCCGCGGCCCAACGCTCTGCTATCGATGCGTTCTACCGGGGCAAGTCCAGCGGCGACGGATTGCGCGAACCGCTGCAGCGCCTGCAGGGGCGGCATGACGCGGCCAAGGCGGTGCTTCAGGCCTGCTGGCGGATGGCGCGCGCGCAAGGACAGATCGATGCACGCGAGCATGAACTGATCATGCTTTGGGGCAAATGGATGGGCTGGGATTCGGCGTCAATTGCGGCGCTGGACCCCAATGGCGGTCGGCGCCAGGGCGCGCCAAGCAACCTGGGCGGTGCTTACGAGCAGGCCATGCGGCTGCTTGGCGTGCGCGCCGACAGCGAGCCTCAGGCGATCAAGCGTGCTTATCGTCGATTGCTCAGCAAGCATCACCCGGACAAGCAGGCCGGAGCCGGAGCCTCCACACAGCAGGTTCGCGAAGCGACCGAGCGAACCCGTGAACTGCACAACGCCTACACCCTGATCCGCGAGCGTCGAGGTTTCCGTTAG
- a CDS encoding aminodeoxychorismate/anthranilate synthase component II produces MLLMLDNYDSFTYNVVQYLCELGADVKVVRNDELSVAEIEALNPERIVVSPGPCTPTEAGVSLELIRHFAGKLPILGVCLGHQSIGQAFGGDVVRARQVMHGKTSPVFHHNAGVFAELNNPLTVTRYHSLVVKRETLPDCLEITAWTQNEDSGIDEIMGLRHKTLNVEGVQFHPESILTEQGHELFANFLKQTGGVR; encoded by the coding sequence ATGCTGTTGATGCTCGATAACTACGATTCCTTTACTTACAACGTCGTGCAGTACCTCTGCGAGCTTGGCGCGGACGTCAAAGTGGTGCGCAACGACGAGCTGAGCGTGGCCGAAATCGAAGCCCTGAACCCCGAGCGCATCGTTGTCTCGCCCGGCCCCTGCACGCCAACCGAGGCGGGCGTTTCGCTGGAGCTGATTCGCCATTTTGCGGGCAAGCTGCCGATTCTGGGCGTCTGCCTCGGGCACCAGAGCATCGGTCAGGCCTTCGGCGGTGATGTGGTGCGTGCGCGACAGGTGATGCACGGCAAGACCAGCCCAGTCTTCCATCACAACGCCGGAGTATTCGCCGAGCTGAACAATCCGCTGACGGTCACCCGTTACCACTCGCTGGTGGTCAAGCGCGAGACGCTTCCCGATTGTCTGGAGATCACCGCCTGGACCCAGAACGAGGACAGCGGTATCGATGAAATCATGGGCCTGCGGCATAAGACGCTGAACGTCGAGGGCGTGCAGTTCCATCCTGAGTCCATCCTGACCGAGCAGGGCCATGAACTGTTCGCCAATTTTCTGAAGCAGACCGGAGGCGTGCGCTGA
- the rpe gene encoding ribulose-phosphate 3-epimerase yields MQPFAIAPSILSANFARLGEEVDNVLAAGADIVHFDVMDNHYVPNLTIGPMVCSALRKHGVTAPIDVHLMVKPVDRMIGDFLEAGASYITFHPEASDHIDRSLQLIKDGGAKAGLVFNPATPLDVLKYVMDKVDMILLMSVNPGFGGQKFIPGTLDKLREARALIEASGREIRLEIDGGVNPKNIREIAAAGADTFVAGSAIFNQPDYKAVIDQMRAELALARS; encoded by the coding sequence ATGCAGCCGTTCGCCATCGCCCCCTCCATCCTTTCCGCCAATTTCGCTCGTCTGGGCGAGGAAGTGGACAACGTGCTCGCCGCCGGCGCGGACATCGTCCATTTCGATGTGATGGACAACCACTACGTGCCCAACCTGACCATCGGTCCGATGGTCTGCTCGGCACTGCGCAAGCACGGCGTCACCGCGCCCATCGACGTGCACCTGATGGTCAAGCCGGTGGACCGCATGATCGGCGACTTCCTCGAGGCCGGCGCCAGCTACATCACCTTCCACCCGGAAGCCTCCGACCACATCGACCGCTCGCTGCAATTGATCAAGGATGGCGGCGCTAAGGCCGGCCTGGTGTTCAACCCGGCGACGCCGCTGGACGTGCTCAAGTACGTCATGGACAAGGTCGACATGATCCTCCTGATGAGCGTGAACCCCGGTTTCGGTGGGCAGAAGTTCATCCCCGGCACCTTGGACAAGCTGCGTGAAGCGCGTGCGTTGATCGAGGCCAGTGGCCGGGAGATCCGCCTGGAGATCGACGGTGGCGTCAATCCCAAGAACATCCGCGAAATCGCCGCGGCAGGCGCCGATACTTTCGTCGCCGGGTCGGCGATTTTCAATCAGCCGGACTACAAGGCAGTGATCGACCAGATGCGTGCCGAACTGGCGCTGGCCCGCTCATGA
- a CDS encoding phosphoglycolate phosphatase, with product MTRLEQLFEGQLPRLVMFDLDGTLMDSVPDLAAAVDKMLMLLGREPAGVARVRDWVGNGSKVLVRRALAGQLQHDGVADELADEALALFMQAYAGGHELTTVYPGVVECLDWLRERDVKLAIITNKPAQFIEPLLEEKGLAGYFQWLVGGDTLPQQKPDPAALLWVMDKADVTAEQSLFVGDSRNDVRAARAAKVRCVALSYGYNHGEPIANEQPALVLDGLRELVASASGLR from the coding sequence ATGACTCGCCTGGAGCAGCTCTTCGAAGGACAGTTGCCGCGCCTGGTGATGTTTGATCTTGACGGCACCCTGATGGATTCGGTGCCGGACCTGGCCGCTGCGGTGGACAAGATGCTGATGCTGCTGGGGCGCGAACCTGCCGGTGTGGCACGGGTGCGCGACTGGGTCGGCAATGGCTCGAAGGTTCTGGTACGTCGCGCGTTGGCCGGTCAGTTGCAGCATGACGGCGTCGCCGATGAGCTGGCCGACGAGGCGCTGGCGCTGTTCATGCAGGCTTACGCCGGTGGGCATGAGCTGACCACCGTCTATCCTGGCGTCGTTGAATGCTTGGACTGGCTGCGTGAGCGCGATGTGAAGCTGGCGATCATCACCAATAAGCCGGCGCAGTTCATCGAGCCGCTGTTGGAAGAGAAGGGCCTCGCTGGTTATTTCCAATGGCTGGTCGGCGGTGACACGCTGCCTCAGCAGAAGCCCGACCCGGCGGCGCTGTTGTGGGTCATGGACAAAGCTGATGTGACCGCCGAGCAATCGCTGTTCGTTGGTGATTCGCGCAACGATGTTAGGGCTGCCAGGGCTGCGAAGGTCCGTTGCGTCGCGCTCAGCTACGGTTACAACCACGGCGAACCTATCGCCAATGAGCAGCCCGCGCTGGTGCTCGACGGCCTGCGCGAGCTGGTTGCTTCGGCTTCGGGGCTGCGCTAG